The following proteins come from a genomic window of Streptomyces sp. GS7:
- a CDS encoding helix-turn-helix transcriptional regulator: protein MTDQDRRRVLADFLRSRRERITPQDAGIVAGPRRRTPGLRREEVAQLSGVSVTWYTWLEQARDISVSRQVLTSLARAMMLSSVERRHLFALAGERPPEQPPVRSPGPALQRLVDALAPHPAYLLDANWDLVGWNSAEAGLIGDPGELAPDERNLLWLVFTDPAMRTLLADWEGQARDLVAQFRADARERFDDPRFDRLTRELRRVSREFSEWWQAHDLADFGTSRRVFRHPRVGSLTFDYVKLAALDAPGVKLFVCMPTDEETRGKLPALATALKNV, encoded by the coding sequence ATGACCGACCAGGACCGGCGGCGCGTCCTCGCGGATTTCCTGCGCTCGCGCCGGGAGCGGATCACGCCCCAGGACGCGGGCATCGTGGCCGGACCCCGGCGCCGTACGCCAGGGCTGCGGCGCGAGGAGGTCGCCCAGCTCTCCGGTGTCAGTGTGACCTGGTACACCTGGCTGGAGCAGGCGCGCGACATCAGCGTGAGCAGACAGGTCCTGACGAGCCTGGCGCGAGCCATGATGCTCAGCTCGGTCGAACGGCGGCATCTGTTCGCGCTGGCCGGGGAGCGGCCCCCGGAGCAGCCGCCGGTCCGCAGCCCCGGTCCCGCGTTGCAGCGGCTGGTGGACGCGCTCGCTCCGCATCCGGCGTATCTGCTCGACGCCAACTGGGACCTCGTGGGCTGGAACAGCGCCGAGGCCGGGCTGATCGGCGACCCCGGGGAACTGGCGCCGGACGAACGCAATCTGCTGTGGCTGGTCTTCACGGACCCGGCGATGCGGACGCTGCTGGCCGACTGGGAGGGGCAGGCGCGGGATCTGGTCGCCCAGTTCCGGGCCGATGCGCGCGAGCGGTTCGACGATCCGCGATTCGACCGGCTCACCCGGGAACTCCGGCGGGTGAGCCGGGAGTTCAGTGAGTGGTGGCAGGCACACGACCTCGCGGACTTCGGCACCAGCCGCCGGGTGTTCCGGCATCCGCGGGTCGGGTCGCTGACATTCGACTATGTGAAGCTGGCGGCACTGGACGCGCCGGGCGTGAAGTTGTTCGTGTGCATGCCGACGGACGAGGAGACGCGGGGCAAGCTGCCCGCCCTCGCCACGGCCTTGAAGAACGTGTAG
- a CDS encoding MFS transporter, whose protein sequence is MTQTTRPSGTAAQPSGAKWGRHAGRRAPAAPGRALAIVLAGAFMAVLDTFIVLVAAPAIQADLHSTAADIQLILAGYQLTYAVALITVARLGDRFGRKRVFLLGMGLFTVSSVGCALAPDSGTLIAARLVQGLSAAAMFPQVFAMIQVLLPAERRPKAFGALGAVIGMATIAGQLLGGVLISADLFGSSWRPVFWVNVPVGVVTLLLAARYVPESRAPEARRLDLRGAAVLTLALVLLVVPLVEGRSSGWPLWTWLSLAASVLAFAVFALVERRVDASGGDPLVRLRLLRERPFAIGMTLVLLVYAGINSFFLILSLTLQDGLGKGPLGAGLAYTPFAVVFFAASLLAGRLARFGRRVLQAGALIGGLGFLATIVVASAAGPTLTSAELTPSLLLVGAGNGLLVTPLLNAVLANVLPQEVGMASGVLSTGQQVGGAVGVALIGVLFYGTLGTAPHHDTAAYGHALALAVAFNAALAVLISVLLPFLPDTARHRG, encoded by the coding sequence ATGACACAGACAACTCGCCCGTCGGGTACGGCGGCGCAGCCCTCAGGGGCGAAGTGGGGCCGGCACGCCGGGCGGCGGGCCCCTGCGGCCCCCGGACGGGCCCTCGCCATCGTCCTCGCCGGCGCCTTCATGGCGGTCCTCGACACCTTCATCGTGCTGGTCGCCGCGCCGGCCATCCAGGCGGACCTGCACTCCACCGCCGCCGACATCCAGCTGATCCTCGCCGGCTACCAACTCACCTACGCCGTCGCCCTGATCACCGTGGCCCGCCTCGGCGACCGGTTCGGCCGCAAGCGCGTGTTCCTGCTCGGTATGGGGCTCTTCACCGTGTCCTCCGTGGGCTGCGCCCTGGCCCCCGACTCGGGCACCCTGATCGCCGCCCGGCTCGTCCAGGGATTGAGCGCGGCGGCGATGTTCCCGCAGGTTTTCGCGATGATCCAGGTGCTGCTCCCGGCGGAGCGGCGCCCCAAGGCGTTCGGCGCGCTAGGCGCGGTCATCGGAATGGCCACCATCGCCGGGCAGTTGCTCGGCGGCGTCCTGATCTCCGCCGACCTCTTCGGCTCCTCCTGGCGACCGGTCTTCTGGGTCAACGTGCCCGTCGGCGTGGTCACCCTGCTGCTCGCCGCGCGCTACGTCCCCGAGTCGCGCGCCCCGGAGGCCCGCCGCCTGGACCTGCGCGGCGCCGCCGTGCTCACGCTCGCCCTGGTGCTCCTCGTCGTCCCGCTGGTGGAGGGGCGCTCGTCCGGCTGGCCGCTGTGGACCTGGCTCAGCCTGGCCGCGAGCGTGCTGGCGTTCGCCGTGTTCGCGCTGGTGGAACGGCGGGTGGACGCCTCGGGCGGCGACCCGCTCGTGCGGCTGCGGCTGCTTCGCGAGCGCCCCTTCGCGATCGGCATGACGCTGGTCCTGCTCGTCTACGCGGGCATCAACTCCTTCTTCCTCATCCTGTCCCTCACCCTCCAGGACGGCCTGGGGAAGGGCCCGCTCGGCGCCGGCCTGGCCTATACGCCGTTCGCCGTGGTCTTCTTCGCCGCCAGCCTGCTCGCCGGGCGACTCGCCCGCTTCGGCCGCCGCGTCCTCCAGGCCGGCGCCCTGATCGGCGGCCTGGGCTTCCTCGCCACCATCGTCGTGGCCTCCGCCGCCGGCCCCACGCTCACGTCCGCGGAACTGACCCCCTCGCTGCTCCTGGTCGGTGCCGGCAACGGCCTGCTGGTCACCCCGCTGCTCAACGCGGTGCTCGCCAACGTCCTTCCGCAGGAGGTGGGCATGGCCTCCGGGGTGCTGTCCACCGGGCAGCAGGTCGGCGGCGCGGTCGGGGTCGCGCTCATCGGCGTGCTCTTCTACGGCACTCTCGGCACCGCCCCGCACCACGACACCGCCGCCTACGGCCATGCGCTGGCACTCGCCGTCGCGTTCAACGCCGCGCTGGCCGTGCTGATCTCGGTGCTGCTGCCCTTCCTCCCGGACACCGCCCGGCACCGCGGGTAG
- a CDS encoding TetR/AcrR family transcriptional regulator codes for MPDIKHFNPDVVLDDIVQVFWHQGMATTGIQALVTATGVSRSSLYATFGNKDDLYAAALSRYIEQHSAPAFAHLAATETGLTAIEEFFGTLIGIRCSGAVAGWGCMVTNAYAGPECAAPDIRTLLETHHGTLQSALRAALTTAAGLGQLQPGTDLDAAAAVLSTLAYGVNLRSRAGADAGALTDTVTAALAPLRAESTAHTTPTGVTGP; via the coding sequence ATGCCCGACATCAAGCACTTCAACCCCGATGTGGTGCTGGACGACATCGTCCAGGTCTTCTGGCACCAGGGCATGGCCACCACCGGGATCCAGGCACTGGTGACCGCGACCGGCGTGAGCCGCTCCAGCCTCTACGCCACGTTCGGTAACAAGGACGACCTCTACGCCGCCGCCCTCAGCCGGTACATAGAGCAGCACTCCGCACCGGCCTTCGCCCATCTCGCCGCGACGGAGACGGGACTGACCGCCATCGAGGAGTTCTTCGGCACGCTCATCGGCATCCGCTGCTCCGGCGCGGTCGCCGGCTGGGGCTGCATGGTCACCAACGCCTACGCCGGTCCCGAATGCGCCGCCCCCGACATACGCACCCTGCTGGAGACGCACCACGGCACGCTCCAGTCGGCCCTGCGCGCCGCACTCACCACGGCCGCCGGTCTCGGCCAACTCCAGCCCGGTACCGACCTCGACGCCGCCGCGGCCGTGCTGTCGACCCTCGCGTACGGCGTGAATCTGCGCTCCCGCGCGGGTGCCGACGCCGGGGCACTGACCGACACCGTCACCGCCGCCCTCGCGCCCCTGCGCGCCGAATCCACAGCTCACACCACCCCCACAGGAGTGACCGGCCCATGA
- a CDS encoding peroxiredoxin-like family protein, which produces MSLQDELTAFFRTLYPEIPDAAREVMERAGRDLAASGQAGRARQVGERAPSFGLPSATGTTVSLDALLAAGPVVLTFYRGAWCPYCNIALRALQERHAEITARGARLVAVSPQIPDESLSLTEKHGLAFDVLSDVGSDTATRYGLSFDLPDDLAALYESFGFDLQRVNGGHPRTLPLPATYVIDRGGIIRWAFVDTDYTARAEPADILAALDTLEVSP; this is translated from the coding sequence ATGAGCCTCCAGGACGAACTGACCGCCTTCTTCCGCACCCTCTACCCCGAGATCCCGGACGCCGCCCGCGAGGTGATGGAGCGCGCCGGCCGCGATCTCGCCGCCTCGGGGCAGGCCGGGCGCGCCCGCCAAGTAGGCGAGCGGGCCCCCTCGTTCGGACTCCCGTCGGCGACCGGCACCACCGTCTCCCTCGACGCCCTGCTCGCCGCCGGGCCCGTCGTCCTCACCTTCTACCGCGGCGCCTGGTGCCCGTACTGCAACATCGCCCTGCGCGCCCTCCAGGAGCGGCACGCCGAGATCACCGCCCGGGGCGCCCGCCTGGTGGCCGTGTCCCCGCAGATACCGGACGAGTCGCTCTCCCTCACCGAGAAGCACGGGCTCGCCTTCGACGTCCTCAGCGATGTGGGCTCCGATACGGCCACGCGGTACGGCCTCAGCTTCGACCTGCCCGACGACCTGGCCGCCCTGTACGAATCCTTCGGCTTCGATCTCCAGCGCGTCAACGGCGGCCATCCGCGCACCCTGCCGCTGCCCGCCACCTATGTCATCGACCGCGGCGGCATCATCCGCTGGGCCTTCGTCGACACCGACTACACCGCCCGCGCCGAGCCCGCCGACATCCTGGCCGCCCTCGACACCCTGGAGGTTTCGCCCTGA
- a CDS encoding flotillin family protein, whose protein sequence is MFGYRVPAPDQAMLISGGKRGQGGAPFRVVTGHGKFVLPVFRKVRFLTLAMCEAEVAEKCVTRQGIALTVRAVIAFKVGNDTESIVNAGQRFLSDQDQMAVLTGRIFAGHLRSIIGSMTVEEIVTERQKLATEVLETSKTEMAKIGLIVDSLQIQSIDDGNTGYIEAMSAPHKAAIQQQAQVAQAQATQASVEAQQEAARNQAEYQRQTAVVQAEYNAEVDRAQARAAQAGPLAQAHAQQEVLAAQTELAERAAKLRQQELVAEVVKPAEAEAERIRLLALAEAERMKIQAEAAASHDRVALDRMLIDQLPQIVKEASAGLAGANVNVLNGTDGLGEIAAGLVGQGLTILDSVRRNLGTPDASGHTPDKNRAPGNSVGNGTGHSGRVEIE, encoded by the coding sequence ATGTTCGGTTACCGCGTTCCCGCCCCTGATCAAGCCATGCTGATCTCAGGAGGCAAGCGTGGCCAGGGCGGCGCTCCGTTTCGAGTGGTCACCGGCCATGGCAAGTTCGTGCTGCCGGTCTTCCGCAAGGTGCGCTTCCTGACCCTGGCCATGTGTGAGGCCGAGGTCGCGGAGAAGTGTGTGACCCGGCAGGGCATCGCGCTCACGGTTCGCGCCGTGATCGCGTTCAAGGTCGGCAACGACACCGAGAGCATCGTCAACGCCGGTCAGCGGTTCCTGTCCGACCAGGACCAGATGGCGGTGCTCACCGGCCGGATCTTCGCCGGTCATCTGCGGTCCATCATCGGCTCGATGACGGTCGAGGAGATCGTCACCGAGCGGCAGAAGCTGGCCACCGAGGTCCTGGAGACCTCCAAGACCGAGATGGCCAAGATCGGCCTGATCGTCGACTCGCTCCAGATCCAGTCCATCGACGACGGCAACACCGGCTACATCGAGGCGATGTCCGCGCCGCACAAGGCCGCCATCCAGCAGCAGGCCCAGGTCGCCCAGGCCCAGGCCACCCAGGCGTCGGTCGAGGCCCAGCAGGAGGCGGCACGCAACCAGGCCGAGTACCAGCGGCAGACCGCCGTCGTGCAGGCCGAGTACAACGCCGAGGTCGACCGCGCCCAGGCCCGAGCCGCCCAGGCCGGCCCACTCGCCCAGGCACACGCCCAGCAGGAAGTACTGGCCGCGCAGACCGAACTCGCCGAGCGCGCCGCCAAACTGCGCCAGCAGGAACTGGTCGCCGAGGTCGTCAAGCCCGCCGAGGCGGAGGCCGAGCGCATCCGGCTACTGGCCCTGGCCGAAGCCGAGCGCATGAAGATCCAGGCCGAGGCCGCCGCCTCACACGACCGGGTCGCACTGGACCGGATGCTCATCGACCAGCTCCCGCAGATCGTCAAGGAAGCCTCCGCCGGCCTCGCAGGCGCCAACGTCAACGTCCTCAACGGCACCGACGGCCTCGGCGAGATCGCCGCCGGCCTGGTCGGCCAGGGCCTCACCATCCTCGACTCGGTACGCCGCAACCTCGGCACCCCCGACGCCTCCGGCCACACCCCCGACAAGAACCGCGCCCCGGGCAACAGCGTGGGCAACGGCACCGGCCACAGCGGTCGCGTAGAGATCGAGTAG
- a CDS encoding MarR family winged helix-turn-helix transcriptional regulator, with protein MPDPARDQDSLAALQKVLATLSYLLTRSRAHERQALQAGVQAGRSDLYLLMALESSGGVSRVGDLAAQLMVEPPHVTRQIGQLESQDLVERTQDSLDRRARQVAITPHGTEVLRSFQQASLAGLRQALSDFDDAELATTMAVLNRLVVYVREKHAEEPRQRGRGA; from the coding sequence ATGCCGGACCCCGCACGAGACCAGGACTCCCTCGCCGCACTGCAAAAGGTGCTGGCCACGCTGTCCTATCTGCTCACCCGCTCCCGGGCGCACGAGCGCCAGGCGCTGCAGGCGGGTGTCCAGGCCGGGCGCTCCGACCTCTATCTGCTGATGGCCCTGGAGAGCAGCGGCGGTGTCAGCCGGGTCGGCGACCTGGCGGCGCAACTGATGGTCGAACCGCCGCATGTCACCCGGCAGATCGGCCAGTTGGAGTCCCAGGACCTGGTGGAACGCACCCAGGACTCCCTCGACCGCCGCGCCCGCCAGGTCGCCATCACGCCCCACGGCACGGAGGTCCTGCGCAGCTTCCAGCAGGCCAGTCTGGCCGGATTGCGGCAGGCCCTGAGCGACTTCGACGACGCCGAACTCGCCACCACGATGGCCGTGCTGAACCGCCTGGTGGTCTACGTCCGCGAAAAGCACGCCGAGGAGCCGCGCCAGCGGGGGCGGGGGGCGTAG
- a CDS encoding cytochrome P450, which translates to MTTAERTAPLDAPDAPDALAVPAARAPGCPFDPAPGVARAVHEEPVTRATLWDGSACWLVTRHQDVRQVLGDQRFSADAHLPGFPFLTAGGREILSGGTTFIRQDDPEHARLRRMLTADFMVKKVEAMRPEVQRLADELIDRMTDGRTSADLVTDFALPLPSLVICLLLGVPYEDHGYFQERSRILLSLRSTAEEVRTAQLELVAYLTRLAESKRERPDDGIVSRLVARGELSFAEIATMGRLLLVAGHETTANMTALSTLALLRNPDQLARLRAEPSLVKGAVEELLRYLTIVHNGVPRVATEDVEVGGRTIRAGEGVLCTINTANRDEDVFPGGEALDVTRDARRHVAFGFGVHQCLGQPLARVELQIAVETLIRRLPGLRLDIPFEDVAFRSDMAIYGVHSLPVAW; encoded by the coding sequence ATGACGACCGCAGAACGTACCGCTCCCCTCGACGCCCCCGACGCCCCCGACGCCCTCGCCGTCCCGGCCGCCCGCGCCCCGGGCTGCCCCTTCGATCCCGCACCCGGTGTCGCCCGCGCGGTCCACGAGGAACCCGTCACCCGGGCCACCCTCTGGGACGGCTCCGCCTGCTGGCTGGTGACCCGGCATCAGGACGTCCGCCAGGTGCTCGGCGACCAGCGCTTCAGCGCCGACGCGCACCTCCCGGGATTCCCGTTCCTCACCGCCGGCGGACGCGAAATCCTCTCCGGCGGCACCACGTTCATCCGCCAGGACGACCCGGAGCACGCCCGGCTGCGCCGGATGCTCACCGCCGACTTCATGGTCAAGAAGGTCGAGGCGATGCGCCCGGAGGTGCAGCGCCTCGCCGACGAGTTGATCGACCGGATGACCGACGGCCGCACCTCCGCCGACCTGGTCACCGACTTCGCGCTGCCGCTGCCGTCCCTGGTGATCTGCCTGCTGCTCGGCGTCCCCTACGAGGACCACGGGTACTTCCAGGAGCGCAGCCGGATCCTGCTCAGCCTCCGCTCGACCGCCGAGGAGGTCCGTACCGCCCAGCTGGAACTGGTCGCCTATCTGACCCGGCTCGCCGAGTCCAAGCGGGAGCGGCCCGACGACGGCATCGTCAGCCGCCTGGTCGCCCGCGGCGAGCTGAGCTTCGCCGAAATCGCCACCATGGGGCGGCTGTTGCTGGTGGCCGGCCATGAGACGACGGCGAACATGACGGCCCTGTCCACCCTCGCCCTGCTGCGCAACCCCGACCAGCTGGCGCGGCTGCGCGCGGAGCCGTCGCTCGTCAAGGGCGCCGTCGAGGAGCTGCTGCGCTATCTGACGATCGTCCACAACGGCGTCCCGCGCGTCGCCACCGAGGACGTCGAGGTCGGCGGGCGCACCATCCGCGCCGGCGAGGGCGTGCTGTGCACGATCAACACCGCCAACCGCGACGAGGACGTCTTCCCCGGCGGCGAAGCCCTCGACGTCACCCGCGACGCCCGCCGCCATGTCGCCTTCGGTTTCGGCGTCCACCAGTGCCTGGGGCAGCCGCTCGCCCGGGTGGAACTCCAGATCGCCGTCGAGACCCTGATCCGACGGCTGCCCGGCCTGCGGCTGGACATCCCCTTCGAGGACGTCGCGTTCCGCAGCGATATGGCCATCTACGGGGTGCACTCGCTGCCGGTCGCCTGGTAG
- a CDS encoding ferredoxin — protein MRIHADQEKCCGAGSCVLAAPDVFDQREEDGIVVVLDAEPPAALHDAVREAAAICPAAAISVSD, from the coding sequence ATGCGCATTCACGCCGACCAGGAGAAGTGCTGCGGCGCCGGAAGCTGCGTGCTGGCCGCGCCGGACGTCTTCGACCAGCGCGAGGAGGACGGCATCGTCGTCGTCCTCGACGCGGAGCCGCCCGCCGCACTGCACGACGCGGTCCGCGAGGCGGCGGCCATCTGCCCGGCCGCCGCGATCTCGGTGTCCGACTGA
- a CDS encoding helix-turn-helix domain-containing protein codes for MTQRPGEPGGPAARPRIAAVDQRTELSEFLRSRRARLRPGDVGLPEHGRRRVPGLRREELAQLAGVSVAYYIRLEQGRGRNVSAAVLEAIADALRLNPAERDHLRHLLRPVSRRSRPADRPQRIRPALQELLDTMEHIPAFVVGRRLDIIGWNRLGCAVFGDFPAMPAERRNMAWQVFLDPATRELYVNWEGKACVLVALLRRQVGRWPDDPALAALIAELADRSEEFRRFWARHDVKDKGFGVKQLNHPLVGPLTLAYESLGVPDDPEQILVTHHAAPGSPSAEALRALAAEPPDAAGPGV; via the coding sequence ATCACCCAGCGGCCCGGGGAGCCCGGCGGCCCCGCGGCACGGCCGCGGATCGCGGCGGTGGACCAGCGCACCGAGCTGAGCGAGTTCCTGCGCTCGCGGCGGGCCCGGCTGCGGCCCGGGGACGTCGGGCTGCCGGAGCACGGGCGGCGCCGGGTGCCGGGGCTGCGCCGCGAGGAGCTGGCGCAGCTGGCCGGGGTCAGCGTCGCGTACTACATCCGCCTGGAACAAGGCCGTGGCCGTAACGTGTCCGCCGCCGTCCTGGAGGCCATCGCCGACGCGCTGCGGCTGAACCCGGCCGAGCGCGACCACCTGCGGCACCTCCTCCGCCCGGTCTCCCGCCGGAGCCGTCCGGCCGACCGGCCGCAGCGGATACGGCCCGCCCTCCAGGAGCTGCTGGACACCATGGAGCACATCCCCGCCTTCGTCGTGGGCCGGCGGCTGGACATCATCGGCTGGAACCGGCTGGGCTGCGCCGTGTTCGGCGACTTCCCGGCCATGCCCGCCGAGCGGCGCAACATGGCCTGGCAGGTCTTCCTGGACCCGGCGACGCGCGAGCTGTACGTGAACTGGGAGGGCAAGGCGTGTGTGCTGGTCGCCCTGCTGCGGCGGCAGGTGGGGCGCTGGCCGGACGATCCGGCGCTGGCCGCGCTGATCGCCGAACTGGCCGACCGCAGCGAGGAGTTCCGACGGTTCTGGGCCCGGCACGACGTCAAGGACAAGGGCTTCGGCGTGAAGCAGCTGAACCATCCGCTGGTGGGCCCGCTGACCCTCGCCTACGAGTCGCTGGGGGTGCCGGACGACCCCGAGCAGATCCTGGTCACCCACCACGCCGCACCGGGCTCGCCGTCCGCGGAGGCGCTGCGCGCACTGGCGGCGGAGCCACCGGACGCGGCGGGGCCGGGAGTGTAG
- a CDS encoding NAD(P)-dependent alcohol dehydrogenase, with translation MTHTSVAAYAAPAPKAPLERTTIPRRELGAHDILIDIKFAGICHSDIHTVRAEWGDGGNFPIVPGHEIAGVVAEVGAEVTRYKAGDRVGVGCFVDSCRECENCRAGEEQYCTGELGNVGTYNATGRDGAPTYGGYSTHLVVDENYALRIPDTIPLDAAAPLLCAGITLYSPLAHWKAGPGKKVAVVGLGGLGHMGVKIAHAMGAEVTVLSQSLRKKDDGLRLGADHYYATSDPATFEALAGTFDLIVNTVSADLDLNAYLGLLRTDGTLVQLGAPENPLPIAPFALITRRRSFAGSLIGGIRETQEMLDFCGAHGLAAEIEVISADQINDAYERVLASDVRYRFVIDTSTI, from the coding sequence ATGACCCACACCTCTGTCGCCGCGTACGCCGCACCCGCCCCCAAAGCACCGCTGGAGCGGACCACGATTCCGCGCCGCGAGCTGGGTGCCCACGACATCCTGATCGACATCAAGTTCGCCGGCATCTGCCACTCCGACATCCACACCGTGCGCGCTGAATGGGGCGACGGCGGGAACTTCCCGATCGTCCCCGGCCACGAGATAGCCGGTGTGGTCGCCGAGGTCGGCGCCGAGGTCACCCGCTACAAGGCGGGCGACCGGGTCGGCGTCGGCTGCTTCGTCGACTCCTGCCGCGAGTGCGAGAACTGCCGGGCGGGCGAGGAGCAGTACTGCACCGGCGAGCTCGGCAACGTCGGCACGTACAACGCCACCGGGCGGGACGGGGCGCCCACCTACGGCGGCTACTCCACCCACCTCGTCGTCGACGAGAACTACGCCCTGCGCATCCCCGACACCATCCCGCTGGACGCCGCGGCCCCGCTGCTGTGCGCCGGCATCACCCTCTACTCCCCGCTCGCCCACTGGAAGGCCGGACCCGGCAAGAAGGTCGCCGTCGTCGGCCTCGGCGGCCTCGGCCACATGGGCGTCAAGATCGCGCACGCGATGGGCGCGGAGGTCACCGTCCTCAGCCAGTCCCTGCGCAAGAAGGACGACGGCCTGCGGCTGGGCGCGGACCACTACTACGCGACGAGCGACCCGGCCACCTTCGAGGCGCTGGCCGGCACCTTCGACCTGATCGTCAACACCGTCTCGGCCGATCTGGACCTCAACGCCTACCTCGGCCTGCTGCGCACCGACGGCACCCTGGTCCAGCTCGGCGCCCCGGAGAACCCGCTGCCGATCGCGCCGTTCGCGCTGATCACGCGCCGCCGGTCGTTCGCCGGATCGCTGATCGGCGGCATCCGCGAGACCCAGGAGATGCTCGACTTCTGCGGTGCGCACGGGCTGGCCGCGGAGATCGAGGTGATCAGCGCTGACCAGATCAACGACGCGTACGAGCGGGTGCTGGCGAGCGACGTCCGCTACCGCTTCGTGATCGACACCTCGACGATCTGA
- the rpmF gene encoding 50S ribosomal protein L32 translates to MAVPKRKLSRSNTRHRRAQWKATAPRLVPITVDGSVYRVPQHLVKAYRLGLIDPKD, encoded by the coding sequence ATGGCCGTACCCAAGCGCAAGCTCTCCCGCAGCAACACCCGGCACCGCCGCGCCCAGTGGAAGGCCACCGCGCCCCGACTGGTGCCGATCACCGTCGACGGCTCCGTGTACCGGGTCCCGCAGCACCTGGTGAAGGCGTACCGGCTGGGCCTGATCGACCCGAAGGACTGA
- a CDS encoding LPXTG cell wall anchor domain-containing protein: protein MTPSRTAPRHPRLRRAAGAGLLAAMALAAVSTAGTAYAAETPTPSPRPTHASPTPAPTHAPGHGTPSPAPTRPPGHGTPSPLPTQPPGHRPTASPSAPGSSRPSPVPTHPGKPGAANGRQGERELAHTGASSAATLALGGGAAALIAAGGGTVYAVRRRRA, encoded by the coding sequence GTGACCCCCTCCCGTACCGCCCCCCGCCACCCCCGCCTGCGCCGCGCGGCCGGCGCCGGCCTGCTCGCGGCGATGGCGCTCGCCGCCGTATCGACCGCCGGTACCGCGTACGCCGCCGAGACCCCGACCCCCTCGCCGCGGCCTACGCACGCCTCCCCGACCCCGGCCCCCACCCACGCCCCGGGCCACGGCACGCCCAGCCCGGCCCCGACCCGGCCCCCGGGCCACGGCACCCCCTCCCCCTTGCCCACCCAGCCCCCGGGCCACCGGCCGACCGCCTCGCCCTCCGCCCCCGGCAGCTCCCGGCCGAGCCCCGTCCCCACCCACCCCGGCAAGCCGGGCGCCGCCAACGGCCGCCAGGGCGAGCGGGAACTGGCGCACACCGGCGCCTCCTCCGCGGCCACCCTCGCGCTCGGCGGCGGCGCGGCGGCCCTCATCGCCGCGGGCGGCGGTACGGTCTACGCCGTCCGCCGGCGCCGCGCCTGA
- a CDS encoding RNA polymerase sigma factor, whose protein sequence is MVHSVTPHTAPVRFALPGLLRPVRRLRLLRAVRRETSPQHPRLPHRDGPLAYGGDAEPPPPTITDLYHAHRLAMVRLAVLLVDDRATAEDVVQDAFAALYKRHGEHLDEVDNALAYLRTAVVNAARSVLRRRRTARGYTPPHEADAPSAEERIVLDEEHREVFAALGGLTARRREVLVLRYWGDLSEAEIATTLGISRGAVKSLASRALDALEKILEARS, encoded by the coding sequence ATGGTCCACTCCGTCACCCCGCACACCGCCCCGGTACGGTTCGCCCTGCCGGGGCTCCTCCGGCCCGTCCGCCGGTTGCGCCTGCTGCGCGCCGTCCGCCGCGAGACATCGCCGCAGCACCCCCGACTCCCCCACCGCGACGGCCCGTTGGCATACGGCGGGGACGCCGAACCGCCGCCGCCCACCATCACCGACCTCTACCACGCCCACCGGCTGGCCATGGTCCGCCTGGCCGTCCTCCTCGTCGACGACCGCGCCACCGCCGAGGACGTCGTCCAGGACGCGTTCGCCGCGCTGTACAAGCGGCACGGCGAACACCTCGACGAGGTCGACAACGCCCTGGCCTACCTCCGGACCGCCGTCGTCAACGCGGCCCGCTCGGTGCTGCGCCGCCGCCGCACCGCCCGCGGCTACACCCCGCCCCACGAGGCCGACGCCCCCTCCGCCGAAGAGCGCATCGTCCTCGACGAGGAGCACCGCGAGGTCTTCGCCGCGCTCGGCGGCCTGACCGCCCGCCGCCGCGAGGTCCTGGTCCTCCGCTACTGGGGCGACCTGTCCGAAGCCGAGATCGCGACGACGCTGGGCATCAGCCGCGGTGCGGTGAAGTCCCTGGCCAGCCGTGCCCTGGACGCCCTGGAAAAGATCCTGGAGGCCCGGTCATGA